One Streptomyces sp. CNQ-509 DNA window includes the following coding sequences:
- a CDS encoding helix-turn-helix domain-containing protein has product MPDAGPAAGLVGPPEPLPPEFAAIMRPELPSLVEEIAQEIRKAIPEYSRLLEGPYGEVLQQGVEQNLSTFVEQVANPKSSTARWDDMCRRLGRFEAYEGRSFQYLRSALRIGARVALRRAKKVGARYNMSPTLMAMFADAVFAHVDATEELCREGYREAQSGPEDAGARRRRLLRLLLTGGTLPLAHPAVTDLAERAGWPLPEVATPVALAGERRPDPESLPDDVLAELSDPQPHLLVPGRLTGLRRTGCETALAGCRAAIGMTVPLGRSADSLRWARQALVHAESGIIRDAPVFACDDHLVTLWLMADPPLAEELARRQLAPLAGHTPVRRERLVDTLRVWLTTRGTAARMARMLHVHPQTVRYRLRSLHQLFGAQLDDHDERFAVEVAVRTLHLRQRGDGG; this is encoded by the coding sequence ATGCCAGACGCAGGACCCGCGGCCGGACTCGTCGGGCCGCCAGAGCCGCTGCCACCGGAGTTCGCCGCGATCATGCGACCGGAACTGCCCAGCCTCGTCGAGGAAATCGCGCAGGAGATCAGGAAGGCCATTCCGGAATACAGCCGGTTACTGGAGGGCCCGTACGGCGAGGTATTGCAGCAGGGCGTGGAGCAGAATCTCTCCACATTCGTCGAGCAGGTGGCGAACCCGAAATCCTCGACCGCCCGCTGGGACGACATGTGCAGAAGGCTGGGCAGGTTCGAGGCGTACGAGGGCCGCAGCTTCCAGTACCTGCGCTCGGCGCTGCGCATCGGCGCGCGGGTGGCGCTGCGCCGCGCCAAGAAGGTGGGCGCCCGCTACAACATGTCCCCCACTCTCATGGCGATGTTCGCCGACGCCGTCTTCGCCCACGTCGACGCGACCGAGGAACTGTGCCGCGAGGGCTACCGGGAGGCGCAGTCGGGGCCCGAGGACGCCGGGGCGCGCCGGCGGCGGCTGCTGCGGCTGCTGCTCACCGGCGGCACGCTGCCCCTGGCCCACCCGGCCGTCACCGACCTCGCCGAGCGGGCCGGCTGGCCGCTGCCGGAGGTGGCGACGCCCGTCGCGCTGGCCGGGGAGCGCCGCCCGGATCCGGAGTCGCTCCCGGACGACGTGCTCGCCGAACTCTCCGACCCGCAGCCGCACTTGCTGGTGCCGGGCCGCCTCACCGGGCTGCGCAGGACCGGCTGCGAAACGGCGCTGGCGGGCTGCCGCGCGGCGATCGGCATGACCGTGCCGCTCGGCAGGTCCGCGGACTCCCTGCGCTGGGCCCGGCAGGCGCTCGTGCACGCCGAGAGCGGCATCATCCGGGACGCGCCGGTGTTCGCCTGCGACGACCATCTGGTGACCCTGTGGCTCATGGCCGACCCGCCGCTGGCCGAGGAGCTGGCCCGGCGGCAGTTGGCGCCGCTCGCCGGCCACACGCCCGTCCGCAGGGAGCGGCTGGTCGACACGTTACGGGTCTGGCTGACGACCCGCGGCACGGCGGCGCGGATGGCGCGGATGCTGCACGTCCATCCGCAGACCGTCCGCTACCGGCTGCGCAGCCTCCACCAGCTCTTCGGCGCACAACTGGACGACCACGACGAGCGGTTCGCGGTGGAGGTCGCGGTACGGACGCTGCATCTGCGGCAGCGGGGCGACGGCGGCTGA
- a CDS encoding helix-turn-helix domain-containing protein has product MPSEVQAVALAEPPEPLPRELAALIRPELPSLYREIVAAIRGAVPEYGLQRGEAYDRALRLGVRQSLNTFTDRVATPRKRAVSLAEVHRRLGRFEAQEGRSLDALQSAYRIGGRVAWRRAMVVGERNHLASHVMNAFADALLAYIDELSELAREGYLQAEADSAERLKSLRRRLLRTLVAEPPVPRHTVEDIAAQARWQLPEEVTPAALMPAERLTSLTGLPEDVLADTAGPHPYLLIPGPFDDERREALDVALGTVGVAVGLTVPLHRTADSLRWARQALGMVESGVIRAPSPVRVEDHLLTLWLLTDPALVEQMAGRQLQPLAAVTTGRRERLVETLRVWLTTRATAGRIAEQLHVHPQTVRYRMRTLGRHFGSQLTEPDRRFALEATLRALWLRDQADLPSTGPVTGRTGRAEHPDRTERTEPPG; this is encoded by the coding sequence ATGCCGTCCGAAGTGCAGGCAGTCGCACTGGCCGAGCCGCCCGAGCCGCTGCCGCGGGAGCTGGCCGCGCTGATCCGGCCGGAGTTACCGAGCCTCTACCGGGAGATCGTCGCGGCGATCCGCGGCGCGGTGCCCGAGTACGGGCTCCAGAGGGGCGAGGCGTACGACCGGGCCCTGCGGCTCGGCGTCCGGCAGTCGCTCAACACCTTCACCGACCGGGTCGCGACGCCCCGCAAACGCGCCGTCAGCCTCGCCGAGGTGCACCGAAGACTCGGCCGGTTCGAGGCGCAGGAGGGCCGCAGTCTCGACGCCCTGCAGTCTGCCTACCGCATCGGCGGCCGGGTCGCGTGGCGGCGCGCGATGGTCGTGGGCGAGCGCAACCACCTCGCCTCGCACGTCATGAACGCCTTCGCCGACGCCCTGCTCGCCTACATCGACGAGCTGTCGGAGCTGGCCAGGGAGGGCTATCTGCAAGCCGAGGCCGACTCGGCGGAGCGGCTGAAGAGCCTGCGCAGGCGGCTGCTGCGGACGCTGGTCGCCGAGCCGCCCGTACCGCGCCACACCGTCGAGGACATCGCCGCCCAGGCCCGCTGGCAGTTACCGGAGGAGGTGACGCCGGCCGCGCTGATGCCGGCGGAGCGGCTCACGTCGCTGACCGGGCTGCCCGAGGACGTCCTGGCGGACACCGCGGGCCCGCACCCGTACCTCCTCATCCCCGGACCCTTCGACGACGAGCGCCGCGAGGCGCTGGACGTCGCGCTGGGCACGGTCGGCGTGGCCGTCGGCCTCACCGTGCCGCTGCACAGGACCGCGGACTCGCTGCGCTGGGCGCGGCAGGCCCTCGGCATGGTCGAGTCGGGCGTGATCCGCGCCCCTTCCCCGGTGCGGGTCGAGGACCACCTGCTCACCCTCTGGCTGCTCACGGACCCCGCGCTGGTGGAGCAGATGGCGGGCCGCCAGCTCCAGCCGCTGGCCGCGGTGACCACCGGCCGGCGCGAACGGCTGGTGGAGACCCTGCGGGTGTGGCTGACCACGCGCGCCACGGCGGGGCGCATCGCCGAGCAACTGCACGTCCACCCGCAGACCGTGCGCTACCGGATGCGGACCCTCGGCCGGCACTTCGGCTCCCAGCTCACCGAGCCGGACCGGCGCTTCGCCCTGGAGGCGACGCTCCGCGCACTCTGGCTGCGCGACCAGGCGGACCTGCCGTCGACGGGCCCGGTCACGGGCCGTACGGGACGTGCCGAACACCCGGATCGCACCGAACGCACCGAGCCGCCGGGCTGA
- a CDS encoding SCP2 sterol-binding domain-containing protein, which translates to MTDDTSGLEGLDFAAVSPEEYARIVRGFSSREIGELARDEALRARVVGEVFRRMEQQFRPDRAGELEAVIRWRIAGVTEVVYDVTVSGGACSVREGAGEAKPRVTLDMGDEEFLNVTSGNAGPVKLFMTRKLKVTGDVALALKLTGMFDIPKAD; encoded by the coding sequence ATGACCGACGACACGTCGGGGCTCGAGGGCCTGGACTTCGCCGCGGTGTCCCCCGAGGAGTACGCGCGCATCGTCAGGGGGTTCTCCTCGCGGGAGATCGGGGAGCTGGCCCGGGACGAGGCGCTGCGCGCGCGGGTCGTCGGGGAGGTCTTCCGGCGGATGGAGCAGCAGTTCCGGCCGGACAGGGCGGGAGAGCTGGAGGCGGTCATCCGCTGGCGGATCGCGGGCGTGACGGAGGTGGTCTACGACGTGACCGTCTCGGGCGGCGCCTGCTCGGTGCGCGAGGGTGCGGGCGAGGCGAAGCCGCGGGTGACGCTGGACATGGGCGACGAGGAGTTCCTGAACGTCACGTCCGGGAACGCGGGGCCCGTCAAGCTCTTCATGACGCGGAAGCTGAAGGTCACCGGAGACGTGGCGCTCGCGCTGAAGCTGACGGGCATGTTCGACATCCCCAAGGCCGACTGA
- a CDS encoding TetR/AcrR family transcriptional regulator has translation MTEKRRRRLPRQVREQQIIDVAVRVFSKRGYHAASVDEIAELAGISKPMVYLYLESKEGLFIACLRREAERLVAAFQGAADGVLTPELRLRAGLRAFFSFVSEHRDGWVVLHRHAAELSEAIAAESAGARRAVMAEVTALVRTGIEENGGPVRLGDEDAEFVAHTIVGAADALTDWMAEHPAESPEGMTRRLMNMIWVGMRNVLDGETWAPPPPPPPEPSAAQG, from the coding sequence GTGACCGAAAAGCGCAGGCGGCGGCTCCCCCGGCAGGTGCGGGAGCAGCAGATCATCGACGTGGCCGTACGGGTCTTCTCCAAGCGCGGCTACCACGCCGCCTCCGTGGACGAGATAGCCGAGCTGGCCGGGATATCCAAGCCGATGGTCTACCTCTATCTGGAGTCCAAGGAAGGGCTCTTCATCGCCTGCCTGCGGCGCGAGGCGGAGCGGCTGGTGGCCGCGTTCCAGGGGGCGGCCGACGGGGTGCTGACGCCGGAGCTGCGGCTGCGGGCGGGGCTGCGGGCGTTCTTCTCGTTCGTCTCCGAGCACCGCGACGGCTGGGTCGTGCTGCACCGGCACGCCGCGGAGCTGAGCGAGGCCATCGCCGCGGAGTCCGCGGGGGCGCGGCGGGCGGTGATGGCGGAGGTCACCGCGCTGGTACGGACCGGGATCGAGGAGAACGGCGGGCCCGTCCGGCTCGGGGACGAGGACGCCGAGTTCGTCGCGCACACCATCGTGGGCGCGGCCGACGCGCTGACGGACTGGATGGCCGAGCACCCCGCAGAGTCGCCGGAGGGCATGACGCGGCGGCTCATGAACATGATCTGGGTGGGCATGCGCAACGTGCTCGACGGCGAGACCTGGGCGCCGCCGCCACCGCCGCCGCCGGAGCCGTCAGCCGCCCAGGGGTGA
- a CDS encoding MaoC/PaaZ C-terminal domain-containing protein, with translation METRELDRAPRLLPLYARAVVPKRRGRAYGTGAGAGGAGEAGPEAGAGLPAVPQRRLVLRDVRPDPARLRRYAAVCGFPDDGRLPVTYPHVVAFPLAMSLMTARDFPFPLLGLVHLANRVEHLRPVDAGERLTYVVATGRARPHPKGTAFPVAAHARLRGETVWRSTSTYLSRGPRTGTGTGSGEPPAEASGAPEVTAAAREESWRLPGSLGRSYAAASGDRNPIHLHPLTARPFGFRRAIAHGMWTKAHCLAALAADLPAAYAVEVSFRAPVLLPAAVRFRAERAERAEHAAGGWAFDVRGADGDRAHLRGAVSPLGG, from the coding sequence GTGGAGACACGGGAGCTGGACAGGGCGCCGCGGCTGCTGCCGCTGTACGCGCGGGCGGTGGTGCCGAAACGGCGGGGGAGGGCGTACGGGACGGGGGCGGGAGCCGGAGGCGCCGGGGAGGCCGGGCCGGAGGCCGGCGCCGGGCTGCCCGCCGTCCCGCAGCGCCGCCTGGTCCTCCGCGACGTGCGCCCCGACCCCGCCCGCCTCCGCCGCTACGCCGCCGTCTGCGGCTTCCCCGACGACGGCCGGCTGCCGGTCACGTACCCGCACGTCGTGGCCTTCCCGCTGGCCATGTCCCTCATGACCGCCCGCGACTTCCCCTTCCCGCTCCTCGGCCTCGTCCACCTCGCCAACCGCGTCGAGCACCTGCGCCCCGTCGACGCCGGCGAACGGCTGACGTACGTCGTCGCGACGGGCCGCGCGCGGCCGCACCCGAAGGGCACCGCGTTCCCGGTGGCCGCGCACGCGCGCCTGCGCGGCGAGACGGTATGGCGCTCGACGAGCACGTACCTGAGCCGCGGGCCCCGGACCGGCACCGGCACCGGCAGCGGCGAGCCGCCCGCCGAGGCGTCAGGTGCGCCGGAGGTCACCGCCGCGGCGCGGGAGGAGAGCTGGCGGCTGCCGGGTTCGCTGGGCCGCTCGTACGCCGCCGCCTCCGGCGACCGCAACCCCATCCACCTGCACCCGCTGACCGCCCGGCCGTTCGGCTTCCGGCGCGCGATCGCGCACGGGATGTGGACCAAGGCGCACTGTCTGGCGGCGCTGGCGGCCGACCTGCCCGCGGCGTATGCGGTGGAGGTGTCGTTCCGCGCGCCGGTCCTGCTGCCGGCGGCGGTGCGCTTCCGCGCGGAACGCGCCGAACGGGCGGAACACGCGGCGGGCGGCTGGGCGTTCGACGTCCGCGGCGCGGACGGCGACCGCGCCCACCTGCGGGGCGCCGTCTCACCCCTGGGCGGCTGA
- a CDS encoding 3-oxoacyl-ACP reductase has product MADRYQKFTSRGAGAFVAKRLGLPRPARLERYRPGQPVARGPVVLGGAAGGRMHKTLRELLDAVGAEVAEAADGPSVRAGALVFDATGIATSAGLRALYDFLHPRIRELAPCGRVVVVGTPPENAAGTGEAVAQRALDGFVRSVGKELRDGSTAHLLLVAPGAEGGVESTLRFALSARSAYVSGQALRVTGTAPVPGTADWARPLAGKTALVTGASRGIGAVVAETLHRDGARVVCLDVAAQGAELAAVAARVGGGALESDITAADAGDRLAAYLGEHHGGVDVVVHNAGITRDKTLARMSAGQWDAVVGVNLTAVETLTARLLGDGLLRADGRIVCTSSISGIAGNVGQTNYAASKAGLIGYVRAAAPGAAARGVTVNAVAPGFVETRMTAAVPLVIREAGRRMNSLKQGGLPVDVAEAVAYFAAPGSGAVTGQVLRVCGQALLGA; this is encoded by the coding sequence ATGGCCGATCGCTACCAGAAATTCACGAGCCGCGGAGCCGGGGCCTTCGTCGCCAAGCGGCTGGGCCTCCCGCGGCCCGCGCGCCTGGAGCGGTACCGGCCGGGGCAGCCCGTCGCCCGCGGCCCCGTCGTCCTCGGCGGCGCGGCCGGCGGCCGGATGCACAAGACGCTGCGCGAACTGCTGGACGCGGTGGGCGCGGAGGTGGCGGAGGCCGCGGACGGGCCGTCCGTACGGGCCGGGGCGCTGGTCTTCGACGCCACCGGCATCGCCACCTCCGCCGGGCTGCGCGCGCTCTACGACTTCCTCCACCCGCGGATCCGCGAACTCGCCCCCTGCGGCCGCGTCGTGGTCGTCGGCACCCCGCCGGAGAACGCGGCCGGGACGGGGGAGGCGGTGGCGCAGCGGGCGCTCGACGGGTTCGTCAGGTCGGTGGGCAAGGAGCTGCGCGACGGGTCGACGGCGCATCTGCTGCTGGTCGCGCCGGGTGCGGAGGGCGGGGTGGAGTCGACGCTGCGCTTCGCGCTGTCGGCGCGCTCCGCGTACGTCTCGGGCCAGGCGCTGCGCGTCACGGGCACGGCTCCGGTGCCGGGGACGGCGGACTGGGCGCGGCCGCTGGCGGGGAAGACGGCGCTGGTCACGGGCGCGTCGCGGGGGATCGGCGCGGTGGTCGCGGAGACGCTGCACCGGGACGGGGCGCGGGTGGTGTGCCTGGATGTCGCCGCGCAGGGCGCGGAGCTGGCGGCGGTGGCGGCCCGGGTCGGCGGCGGGGCGCTGGAGTCGGACATCACGGCGGCGGACGCGGGGGACCGGCTCGCCGCGTACCTCGGCGAACACCACGGCGGCGTCGACGTCGTCGTGCACAACGCGGGCATCACCCGCGACAAGACCCTGGCGCGGATGAGCGCCGGCCAATGGGACGCGGTCGTCGGGGTCAACCTCACCGCCGTCGAGACCCTCACCGCCCGCCTCCTCGGCGACGGGCTGCTCCGCGCGGACGGACGGATCGTCTGCACCTCGTCGATCAGCGGCATCGCGGGCAACGTCGGCCAGACCAACTACGCGGCGAGCAAGGCGGGCCTCATCGGCTACGTCCGGGCTGCGGCGCCCGGGGCGGCGGCACGCGGCGTGACGGTCAACGCGGTGGCTCCCGGGTTCGTCGAGACGCGGATGACGGCGGCGGTCCCGCTGGTCATCCGCGAGGCGGGCCGGCGCATGAACAGCCTGAAGCAGGGCGGCCTGCCGGTGGACGTGGCGGAGGCGGTGGCGTATTTTGCGGCGCCGGGCAGCGGGGCCGTGACGGGACAGGTGCTGCGGGTGTGCGGCCAGGCGCTGCTGGGGGCGTGA
- a CDS encoding acetyl-CoA C-acetyltransferase — MAAAARTGGRTGGGVRRVAIVGGNRIPFARADGAYATASNQEMLSAALDGLVGRYGLRGALLDEFVAGAVLKHSRDFNLAREVVLGSGLDHRTPAYDVQQACGTGLQAVLLVANKIALGQIDAGVAGGVDTASDAPLGLNDGLRRVLLHARRQRSTGRRIAALAGLRPRHVVPDVPRNAEPRTGLSMGEHAAFTAREWRVPRAAQDELAAASHRWLAAAYDAGFFADLLTPFRGLDRDQNLRPDSTPDKLARLKPVFGAADPGATMTAGNSTPLTDGAATVLLASEEWAAARGLPVLAYLTHARTGAVDFAGGPDGLLMAPAYVVPRLLADAGLALADLDLYEIHEAFASQVLATLAAWEDAAFCKERLGLDAPLGTVDRERLNVAGSSLAAGHPFAATGGRIVATLAKLLHERAAERASGNTAPVRGLISVCAAGGQGVTALLEA, encoded by the coding sequence ATGGCGGCAGCGGCGAGGACGGGCGGGCGGACCGGCGGCGGCGTGCGGCGCGTCGCGATCGTCGGCGGCAACCGGATCCCCTTCGCCCGCGCGGACGGCGCGTACGCCACCGCCTCCAACCAGGAGATGCTCTCCGCCGCCCTCGACGGCCTCGTCGGGCGGTACGGGCTGCGCGGCGCGCTGCTCGACGAGTTCGTCGCCGGCGCCGTGCTCAAGCACAGCCGCGACTTCAACCTCGCGCGCGAAGTCGTCCTCGGCAGCGGGCTCGACCACCGCACCCCCGCGTACGACGTCCAGCAGGCGTGCGGCACCGGCCTCCAAGCCGTGCTCCTCGTCGCCAACAAGATCGCGCTCGGCCAGATCGACGCGGGCGTCGCCGGCGGCGTCGACACCGCCAGCGACGCGCCCCTCGGCCTCAACGACGGCCTGCGCCGCGTCCTCCTCCACGCCCGCCGGCAGCGGTCCACCGGCCGCCGCATCGCCGCCCTCGCCGGGCTGCGCCCGCGGCACGTCGTCCCCGACGTCCCGCGCAACGCCGAGCCGCGGACCGGACTTTCCATGGGCGAGCACGCCGCGTTCACCGCCCGCGAGTGGCGGGTGCCGCGCGCCGCGCAGGACGAGCTGGCCGCCGCCAGCCACCGCTGGCTGGCCGCGGCGTACGACGCGGGCTTCTTCGCCGACCTGCTCACGCCGTTCCGCGGTCTTGACCGCGACCAGAACCTGCGCCCGGACTCCACTCCGGACAAACTGGCCCGGCTGAAGCCCGTGTTCGGCGCCGCGGACCCGGGCGCCACGATGACCGCGGGCAACTCCACCCCGCTCACCGACGGCGCGGCCACCGTGCTGCTCGCGAGCGAGGAGTGGGCCGCCGCGCGCGGGCTGCCGGTGCTGGCGTACCTCACGCATGCGCGCACCGGCGCGGTCGACTTCGCCGGAGGACCGGACGGGTTGCTGATGGCTCCCGCGTACGTGGTGCCGAGGCTGCTCGCCGACGCCGGACTCGCCCTGGCGGACCTCGATCTGTACGAGATCCACGAGGCGTTCGCCTCCCAGGTGCTGGCCACGCTCGCCGCGTGGGAGGACGCCGCGTTCTGCAAGGAGCGCCTCGGCCTCGACGCACCACTGGGCACCGTCGACCGGGAGCGGCTGAACGTCGCCGGCTCCTCGCTCGCCGCCGGGCACCCCTTCGCCGCGACCGGCGGCCGGATCGTCGCGACGCTGGCGAAACTGCTGCACGAGCGGGCGGCGGAGCGCGCGTCGGGCAACACCGCGCCCGTACGCGGGCTGATCTCCGTCTGCGCCGCAGGCGGCCAGGGCGTCACGGCGCTGCTCGAAGCCTGA